In Saccharothrix violaceirubra, the following are encoded in one genomic region:
- a CDS encoding cobalamin biosynthesis protein — protein sequence MIAVFATAARRREAVDLAGFLGPDAVVPDGSVRPALRALWPRLGAAVFLDGAEAAVRFVAPLLRDPAVDPGVVCVDGGFVVALLGRADALARRITEYVDAVPVVTASSAGSALDELVELLDASVDGDLAGCGAALLAGEQVVLRDRLGFPLPALPENVTADGAESAWTVFVTDRVTRSGPRDRTVRLVPRSLVVGIGARADVSTGAVTDALSRLESDRGLDLRAVRAFATLDRKTAERGITEALEDWGFWHDSTTTPLLSYPGEELAVIPVPNPADLAIGIPSVAEAAALRGAVEMSSGGRVEIAAEKVKTETVTIAAARMLPRGRLALVGLGTGDPADFTPRAEAELRRASVVVGDDVCVARVRHLLRPGTRVVADGAVSAAEAGAAVAYVSEGQGPTVSGIVAADVVRAPGVTR from the coding sequence GTGATCGCCGTGTTCGCCACGGCCGCGCGTCGGCGGGAGGCGGTCGACCTGGCCGGCTTTCTCGGGCCCGACGCGGTCGTTCCCGATGGGTCGGTCCGTCCTGCTTTGCGTGCGTTGTGGCCGCGGCTCGGCGCGGCGGTGTTCCTGGACGGCGCCGAGGCCGCTGTCCGTTTCGTGGCGCCGTTGTTGCGTGACCCGGCGGTCGATCCCGGGGTGGTGTGTGTCGACGGCGGGTTCGTCGTGGCGTTGCTCGGTCGGGCGGACGCCTTGGCCCGGCGGATCACCGAGTACGTCGACGCGGTGCCGGTCGTGACGGCGTCGTCGGCCGGGTCGGCGTTGGACGAGCTGGTCGAGTTGTTGGACGCGTCCGTGGACGGCGATCTCGCCGGGTGTGGTGCGGCTCTGCTGGCCGGCGAACAGGTCGTGCTGCGTGACCGGCTGGGGTTCCCGCTGCCCGCGTTGCCGGAGAACGTGACGGCCGACGGCGCCGAGTCCGCGTGGACCGTGTTCGTCACGGACCGCGTCACCCGGTCGGGGCCGCGTGACCGTACGGTCCGGCTTGTGCCGCGTTCGCTGGTCGTGGGCATCGGCGCGCGTGCCGACGTGTCGACCGGCGCGGTGACCGACGCGCTGTCCCGCCTGGAGTCCGATCGCGGCCTCGATCTGCGTGCGGTCCGTGCGTTCGCCACGCTTGACCGCAAGACGGCCGAACGCGGCATCACCGAGGCGCTGGAGGACTGGGGCTTCTGGCACGACTCGACGACCACGCCCCTGCTCAGCTATCCGGGCGAGGAACTCGCCGTGATCCCCGTGCCGAACCCGGCTGACTTGGCGATCGGCATTCCGAGCGTGGCCGAGGCGGCGGCGTTGCGCGGCGCGGTGGAGATGTCGTCCGGTGGGCGGGTGGAGATCGCCGCGGAGAAGGTCAAGACGGAGACGGTCACCATCGCCGCCGCCCGCATGCTGCCGCGCGGACGGCTCGCTCTCGTCGGCCTGGGCACCGGCGACCCGGCGGACTTCACACCGCGTGCCGAGGCGGAACTCCGTCGTGCCTCCGTGGTCGTCGGCGACGACGTGTGCGTCGCCCGTGTCCGCCACCTGCTTCGTCCGGGTACCCGTGTCGTCGCCGACGGTGCCGTGTCGGCCGCCGAGGCAGGTGCCGCCGTCGCGTACGTGTCCGAGGGACAAGGCCCGACCGTGTCCGGCATCGTGGCCGCCGACGTGGTACGTGCTCCCGGCGTGACGCGCTGA
- the cobA gene encoding uroporphyrinogen-III C-methyltransferase: protein MQGEQHYLVGLDLCGRRVVVVGGGTVAQRRLSRLVAAGARVEVVSPEVTPAVEGLVDAGEAVWHRRVYADGDLDGAWYVLACTSDPAVNERVTADATASRVFCVRADIAVEGTAVTPAVGAHDGLLVGVLAGGEHRRSAAVRDGVVSALRDGSLADHHERPEGVALVGGGPGDPDLITVRGLRLLARADVVVADRLAPRELLDELSPHVELVDAAKIPYGRAAAQDFINTTLVEHAKAGKFVVRLKGGDPYVFGRGFEELIACAEAGIPVTVVPGVTSAFGVPALADVPVTHRGVSHEVVVVSGHVAPDDERSLVDWGALARLRGTVVILMGVERAARFAEALRAGRPGDTPVAVIQEGSTRSQRVVWSTLDELGADVVAHGIRPPAIIVVGPVAGLAAELPFRS from the coding sequence ATGCAGGGTGAACAGCACTACCTCGTCGGGCTTGATCTGTGTGGGCGGCGGGTCGTCGTCGTCGGCGGCGGGACCGTCGCGCAGCGGCGGCTTTCTCGGCTGGTCGCGGCGGGCGCGCGGGTCGAGGTGGTGTCGCCGGAGGTGACGCCGGCGGTCGAGGGGCTCGTCGATGCGGGTGAGGCCGTGTGGCACCGCCGGGTCTACGCCGACGGTGATCTCGACGGCGCGTGGTACGTGCTCGCCTGCACGTCCGACCCCGCGGTCAACGAGCGGGTCACCGCCGACGCTACGGCTTCGCGGGTGTTCTGCGTTCGGGCCGACATCGCGGTCGAGGGGACGGCCGTGACGCCGGCTGTCGGTGCGCACGACGGATTGTTGGTCGGTGTGCTCGCCGGTGGCGAGCACCGGCGGTCGGCCGCGGTGCGCGACGGCGTGGTGAGCGCGTTGCGCGACGGGTCGCTGGCCGACCACCACGAACGGCCCGAAGGTGTCGCCCTGGTCGGCGGCGGGCCCGGTGACCCCGACCTCATCACGGTGCGCGGTCTGCGGTTGCTGGCACGCGCGGACGTCGTCGTCGCCGACCGGCTCGCACCCCGGGAGCTGCTCGACGAGTTGTCGCCGCACGTCGAACTCGTCGACGCCGCCAAGATCCCGTACGGCCGTGCGGCGGCCCAGGACTTCATCAACACCACGCTCGTCGAGCACGCCAAAGCCGGGAAGTTCGTGGTGCGCCTCAAAGGCGGCGACCCCTACGTGTTCGGGCGGGGGTTCGAGGAACTCATCGCGTGCGCGGAAGCGGGGATTCCCGTCACCGTCGTGCCCGGTGTCACGAGCGCGTTCGGCGTACCCGCGTTGGCCGACGTCCCGGTGACGCACCGGGGCGTCTCGCACGAGGTCGTGGTCGTGTCCGGCCACGTCGCGCCGGACGACGAGCGGTCCCTGGTCGACTGGGGTGCACTCGCCCGACTGCGCGGCACCGTCGTGATCCTGATGGGCGTGGAGCGTGCCGCCCGGTTCGCGGAGGCGCTGCGGGCCGGACGTCCGGGCGACACGCCCGTGGCCGTGATCCAGGAGGGGAGCACCCGCTCCCAGCGGGTCGTGTGGTCCACATTGGACGAACTCGGTGCGGATGTCGTGGCGCACGGCATCCGTCCGCCCGCGATCATCGTTGTAGGGCCGGTCGCCGGTCTGGCAGCGGAACTGCCTTTCCGGTCTTGA
- a CDS encoding DEAD/DEAH box helicase, with amino-acid sequence MPSTSQGRSERSQSRRPRRRTGQGDRRPRQHVEPVVATTVPDHVESTLPEGPLPSFSELGLADELVAALTKAGITEPFPIQAATLPDTLAGRDVLGRGQTGSGKTLAFGLALLSRLSSGRARPLKPRGLVLVPTRELAMQVEEALSPFARALGLWCRTVVGGTSFPRQTDALRRGVDLLIATPGRLSDHVRQGTADLSEVMFTALDEADQMADMGFMPQVRAILDLTPRDGQRLLFSATLDGDVDKLVRQYLHDPIVHSVAPPTGSVTTMEHHLLFVSAEDKQSVVTEVAAREGRTIMFVRTKHHVDRLAKKLRAMGVHAGALHGGKAQSARTRVLGQFREGTTPVLIATDVAARGIHVDDVSLVVHVDPPADPKDYLHRAGRTARAGQSGTVVTLVTHDQRRAVQGLTARAGIRPASTKVRPGDDELVRITGARVPSGVPVTEPEVPVRAARRGGGTPGRRSGPFRGAPRGDRERRPRRSAPQH; translated from the coding sequence TTGCCATCCACGTCCCAGGGCCGTTCCGAGCGCTCGCAGTCCCGCAGGCCGCGGCGGCGCACCGGCCAGGGCGATCGTCGTCCTCGCCAACACGTCGAGCCGGTCGTCGCGACCACCGTTCCCGATCACGTCGAGAGCACGCTGCCCGAGGGCCCACTGCCCTCGTTCTCCGAACTGGGTCTCGCCGACGAACTCGTCGCGGCGCTGACCAAGGCCGGCATCACCGAGCCGTTCCCCATCCAGGCCGCGACGTTGCCGGACACGCTGGCCGGTCGTGACGTACTGGGTCGCGGGCAGACCGGTTCCGGCAAGACGCTCGCGTTCGGCCTGGCGCTGCTGTCGCGCCTCTCGAGCGGTCGGGCGAGGCCGTTGAAGCCGCGTGGGCTGGTGCTCGTGCCGACCCGTGAACTGGCGATGCAGGTCGAGGAGGCGTTGTCGCCGTTCGCGCGCGCCCTCGGTCTGTGGTGCCGCACGGTCGTGGGCGGCACGTCGTTCCCCCGTCAGACCGACGCGTTGCGGCGCGGCGTCGACCTGCTCATCGCCACGCCCGGTCGGCTGTCCGACCACGTGCGGCAGGGCACGGCCGACCTGTCCGAGGTCATGTTCACCGCGTTGGACGAGGCGGACCAGATGGCGGACATGGGCTTCATGCCGCAGGTCCGCGCGATCCTCGACCTCACGCCGCGGGACGGGCAGCGGCTGCTGTTCTCCGCCACGCTCGACGGCGACGTGGACAAGCTCGTCCGCCAGTACCTGCACGACCCGATCGTGCACTCGGTCGCGCCGCCGACCGGCAGCGTGACCACGATGGAGCACCACCTGCTGTTCGTGTCCGCCGAGGACAAGCAGTCCGTGGTGACCGAGGTGGCCGCACGCGAGGGCCGCACGATCATGTTCGTGCGCACCAAGCACCACGTGGACCGGTTGGCGAAGAAGCTGCGTGCCATGGGCGTGCACGCGGGTGCGTTGCACGGCGGCAAGGCGCAGAGCGCGCGGACCCGTGTGCTCGGCCAGTTCCGTGAGGGGACCACGCCGGTGCTGATCGCGACCGACGTGGCCGCGCGCGGCATCCACGTGGACGACGTGAGCCTGGTCGTGCACGTCGACCCGCCCGCCGACCCCAAGGACTACCTGCACCGGGCCGGTCGCACGGCGCGGGCGGGCCAGTCGGGCACGGTCGTCACGCTGGTCACGCACGACCAGCGGCGGGCCGTGCAGGGGCTGACCGCGCGGGCGGGCATCCGACCGGCGTCGACGAAGGTGCGGCCGGGTGACGACGAGCTGGTGCGGATCACCGGTGCGCGGGTGCCCAGTGGCGTGCCCGTGACCGAGCCCGAGGTGCCGGTGCGCGCCGCCCGACGCGGTGGCGGTACGCCGGGTCGGCGTTCGGGTCCGTTCCGCGGCGCGCCGCGCGGCGATCGCGAGCGGCGACCGCGTCGATCGGCTCCGCAGCACTGA